A genomic segment from Streptomyces sp. NBC_00459 encodes:
- a CDS encoding DUF397 domain-containing protein yields MNRNTSTEGASGLAWFKSSHSSGSEGDSCVEVATTPGTIHVRDSKYVMGGPRLAFTSASWTAFVPYPTER; encoded by the coding sequence ATGAACCGCAACACCTCGACCGAGGGCGCCTCCGGCCTGGCGTGGTTCAAGAGCAGCCACAGCAGCGGCAGCGAAGGCGACTCCTGCGTCGAGGTCGCCACCACGCCGGGCACCATCCACGTACGTGATTCCAAGTACGTCATGGGCGGCCCCCGCCTGGCCTTCACCTCCGCCAGCTGGACCGCTTTCGTGCCGTATCCGACCGAACGCTGA
- a CDS encoding DUF3592 domain-containing protein, whose product MAKKQRKRSPSSFRNPQSSARAAAAKEAARTVAEGWHPRPPLPQLRLVLTLAGLGILCVGIFLALWLPSKGVVDDLRSRGVTATAAVTKVDDKPETVEVRFRSSDGTVTTNLHDYAGMRPEVQVGQTLTVRYDPQDPSRVLTQSWVNSPPIVNLPMFGTAALALLLLAAAAFLTLRRHQVLSLAKVSAQDGSPSSSLAAEENGKTTRLSKE is encoded by the coding sequence ATGGCCAAGAAACAACGGAAACGCTCACCCAGCTCTTTTCGGAACCCACAGAGTTCTGCCCGAGCCGCGGCGGCCAAAGAGGCAGCCAGGACAGTCGCCGAAGGCTGGCATCCTCGCCCGCCGCTCCCTCAGCTTCGTCTTGTCCTCACTCTCGCGGGCTTGGGGATTCTTTGCGTCGGCATCTTCCTCGCGCTTTGGCTTCCCTCGAAAGGAGTCGTTGATGACCTTCGTTCCCGCGGGGTGACTGCGACGGCCGCAGTCACCAAGGTCGACGACAAACCTGAGACCGTAGAAGTGCGCTTCCGAAGTTCTGATGGGACTGTCACCACAAATTTGCACGACTATGCGGGAATGCGCCCAGAAGTACAGGTCGGGCAGACCCTGACGGTTCGCTACGACCCCCAGGACCCTTCTCGGGTACTTACTCAAAGTTGGGTCAACAGCCCGCCCATCGTAAATCTGCCGATGTTTGGAACTGCAGCACTGGCCTTGCTCCTGCTGGCAGCTGCGGCCTTTCTGACACTCCGTCGCCATCAGGTTCTCAGCCTTGCCAAGGTATCCGCGCAGGACGGTTCCCCCTCAAGCTCCTTGGCAGCGGAGGAGAATGGGAAGACGACGCGGCTCTCCAAGGAATAG
- a CDS encoding ABC transporter permease translates to MPSATAPQVAADSGAVPPTPSAPARGGTGRSPGRIAWLRFRRDRTGVVSAAVVVLFFVAGIAAPLIAKVYGKDPYTTYGQNGTGLLNEFGFPIRPNGGISGDFWFGVEPQLGRDVFTLLLYGIRNSLLIATVTTVLVTVFGIAVGLTAGYLGGRIDGFVGRVIDILLAFPSTLFFIAFWPVMISVFVSPEENTPTWLTVVSLISVMTAFGWAPIARLLRGEVLALREREFVESAKVTGASPARIIFRELLPNLWTPILIQATLALPMYVTTEAALAFLGVGLSDPTPDWGVMIQRGAQVYQNDITYMLFPGLSMVIFVIAFNLLGDSVRDALDPKTRR, encoded by the coding sequence ATGCCTTCCGCCACCGCACCCCAGGTGGCGGCCGATTCCGGTGCCGTACCGCCGACGCCATCCGCGCCGGCCCGCGGCGGCACCGGCCGCTCGCCGGGGCGGATCGCCTGGCTGCGCTTCCGCCGCGACCGCACCGGGGTCGTCTCGGCCGCCGTGGTCGTGCTGTTCTTCGTGGCGGGCATCGCCGCCCCGCTGATCGCCAAGGTCTACGGCAAGGACCCGTACACGACATACGGCCAGAACGGCACCGGCCTGCTCAACGAGTTCGGTTTCCCGATCCGGCCCAACGGCGGTATCAGCGGCGACTTCTGGTTCGGGGTCGAACCGCAGCTCGGCCGGGACGTCTTCACCCTGCTGCTCTACGGCATCCGCAACTCGCTGCTCATCGCCACGGTGACGACCGTGCTGGTCACCGTCTTCGGCATCGCCGTCGGTCTCACGGCCGGCTATCTGGGCGGGCGGATCGACGGCTTCGTCGGCCGGGTCATCGACATCCTGCTGGCGTTCCCCTCCACCCTGTTCTTCATCGCCTTCTGGCCGGTGATGATCTCCGTCTTCGTGTCGCCGGAGGAGAACACCCCGACCTGGCTGACCGTCGTCAGCCTCATCTCCGTGATGACCGCGTTCGGCTGGGCGCCCATCGCCCGCCTGCTGCGCGGCGAGGTGCTCGCCCTGCGCGAGCGGGAGTTCGTGGAGTCCGCCAAGGTCACCGGCGCCTCCCCGGCCCGGATCATCTTCCGGGAGCTGCTGCCCAACCTGTGGACCCCGATCCTCATCCAGGCCACCCTCGCGCTGCCCATGTACGTCACCACCGAGGCGGCGCTCGCCTTCCTCGGGGTCGGGCTCAGCGACCCCACTCCCGACTGGGGCGTGATGATCCAGCGCGGGGCGCAGGTCTACCAGAACGACATCACCTACATGCTCTTCCCCGGCCTGTCGATGGTGATCTTCGTGATCGCCTTCAACCTCCTCGGCGACTCCGTGCGCGACGCACTGGACCCGAAGACCAGGCGCTGA
- a CDS encoding SAV_915 family protein: MTAATAPAKIPDLLVLPTMSQVPRNADGSPVQHDTVDVMLVPVATEGGGERLVCLAFTSVPLLVEALGQEQAWVMIPTQRMEKALQGSGAQGVLVDPQLANGAVGGSPND, translated from the coding sequence ATGACCGCAGCAACAGCACCCGCCAAGATTCCCGATCTATTAGTGCTTCCCACCATGAGTCAGGTTCCTCGGAACGCCGACGGCTCCCCGGTCCAGCACGACACCGTTGACGTGATGCTCGTACCTGTAGCTACCGAAGGCGGTGGGGAACGACTGGTGTGTCTGGCGTTCACCTCCGTTCCCCTGCTTGTCGAAGCTCTGGGCCAAGAACAGGCCTGGGTGATGATCCCGACCCAACGAATGGAAAAGGCGCTGCAGGGATCGGGCGCCCAAGGGGTCTTGGTGGACCCTCAGTTGGCGAATGGGGCAGTAGGAGGTAGCCCCAATGACTGA
- a CDS encoding S9 family peptidase, with amino-acid sequence MTTEPVSFPRRHARTQRFTLGAPRAFTVAPDGSRVAYLRSSAGTDRANKLWVLDLPDGGERSEMGVPPAEGWGRVAADPFTLLGGADEKLSAEERARRERSREGSAGIVGYATDSAVELAAFALSGRLFVAELQAGTVREIPARGQVIDPRPSPDGRLVAYVADGALHLTDLAGEESRALAEPESETVTYGLAEFIAAEEMSRSRGFWWSPESDRLLVARADDAPVDRWWISDPAHPEREPQRVAYPAAGTPNAEVRLFVLTLEGVRTEVVWDRKKYPYLARVHWSGAGAPLLLVQSRDQRGQLFLAVDPDSGTTRMVHAEEDPHWLDLFPGVPCWSPSGQLVRIADEGGARVLAVGERPLTGAQLHVRAVLDVSAHDVLVSASAGADAVGSEIGEVHVYRVNELGLERVSLEPGVHSAVRAGGVTVLVSAVPDRPGAQVQVLRDGKRAATITSYAEDPGLSPRMTLTEGGARRIPCALLMPTDYDGVTPLPVLMDPYGGPHGPRVVAAHNAHLTSQWFADQGFAVVVADGRGTPGRSPAWEKAVHGDFTVSLDDQVDALLDLAERYPLDLSRVAIRGWSYGGWLAGLAVLRRPDVFHAGIAGAPVTDWRLYDTHYTERYLGDPAATPEAYANSSLVGDEGLSSPAEPHRPLMVVHGTADDNVVFAHALRLSSALLADGRPHEVLPLSGVTHMTPQEQVAENLLLLQVDFLKRALGPA; translated from the coding sequence ATGACGACCGAGCCTGTCTCCTTCCCCCGTCGGCACGCCCGCACCCAGCGATTCACGCTCGGCGCGCCCCGTGCGTTCACCGTGGCGCCCGACGGGTCGCGGGTCGCCTACCTGCGGTCCTCCGCCGGTACCGACCGGGCCAACAAGCTGTGGGTGCTCGACCTGCCCGACGGCGGCGAGCGAAGCGAGATGGGGGTCCCCCCGGCCGAAGGCTGGGGGAGGGTCGCCGCCGACCCGTTCACGCTCCTCGGCGGGGCCGACGAGAAGCTGTCCGCCGAGGAGCGGGCGCGCCGGGAGCGCAGCCGGGAGGGCAGCGCCGGGATCGTCGGATACGCCACCGACTCGGCCGTGGAACTGGCCGCCTTCGCCTTGTCCGGGCGGCTTTTCGTGGCCGAACTGCAGGCCGGGACAGTGCGTGAGATCCCCGCCCGGGGGCAGGTGATCGACCCGCGCCCCTCCCCCGACGGACGGCTCGTCGCCTACGTCGCGGACGGCGCCCTGCACCTCACGGACCTGGCCGGCGAGGAGTCCCGCGCGCTCGCGGAGCCCGAGTCGGAGACCGTGACGTACGGGCTGGCCGAGTTCATCGCGGCCGAGGAGATGTCCCGTTCGCGTGGCTTCTGGTGGTCCCCGGAGTCCGACCGGCTGCTGGTCGCGCGGGCCGACGACGCGCCCGTGGACCGCTGGTGGATCTCCGATCCGGCGCATCCGGAACGCGAGCCGCAGCGCGTCGCGTATCCGGCGGCGGGCACCCCGAACGCGGAGGTGCGGCTCTTCGTACTCACCCTCGAAGGGGTGCGCACCGAGGTCGTCTGGGATCGGAAGAAGTACCCCTATCTGGCGCGTGTGCACTGGTCAGGGGCGGGTGCGCCGCTGCTTCTGGTGCAGTCGCGGGACCAGCGCGGGCAGCTCTTCCTGGCCGTCGACCCCGATTCGGGGACGACCCGGATGGTGCACGCGGAGGAAGATCCACATTGGCTGGATCTTTTCCCCGGTGTGCCCTGCTGGAGCCCCTCCGGACAGCTCGTGCGCATCGCCGACGAGGGGGGCGCCAGGGTGTTGGCGGTCGGTGAACGGCCCCTGACCGGAGCCCAGTTGCACGTCCGGGCGGTGCTGGACGTGTCGGCCCACGATGTGCTCGTGTCTGCGTCGGCAGGTGCGGATGCAGTCGGCAGCGAAATCGGCGAAGTGCACGTCTATCGAGTGAATGAGCTCGGACTGGAGCGCGTCTCGCTAGAGCCCGGCGTGCACTCGGCGGTTCGCGCCGGGGGCGTGACCGTACTCGTATCGGCGGTGCCGGACCGGCCGGGGGCCCAGGTACAGGTGCTGCGCGACGGGAAGCGAGCTGCGACCATCACCTCGTATGCGGAAGACCCCGGTTTGTCCCCGCGCATGACCCTCACCGAGGGGGGCGCACGCCGAATTCCATGCGCCCTGCTTATGCCGACCGACTACGACGGCGTCACTCCCCTCCCTGTCCTCATGGACCCCTACGGTGGTCCGCACGGCCCCAGGGTGGTCGCCGCGCACAACGCACACCTGACCTCGCAGTGGTTCGCCGACCAGGGGTTCGCGGTGGTCGTGGCCGACGGGCGGGGTACGCCGGGGCGGTCGCCCGCCTGGGAGAAAGCCGTCCACGGCGACTTCACGGTGTCGCTGGACGACCAGGTCGACGCCCTGCTGGACCTCGCCGAGCGTTACCCGCTCGATCTCTCCCGGGTGGCGATCCGGGGCTGGTCGTACGGCGGCTGGCTCGCGGGGCTGGCGGTGCTGCGGCGGCCGGACGTCTTCCACGCGGGTATCGCGGGCGCCCCGGTGACGGACTGGCGGCTGTACGACACGCACTACACGGAGCGGTATCTCGGTGACCCGGCCGCGACCCCGGAGGCGTACGCGAACAGTTCGCTCGTCGGCGACGAAGGTCTCTCGTCGCCCGCCGAGCCGCACCGGCCGCTGATGGTCGTCCACGGCACCGCCGACGACAACGTGGTCTTCGCCCACGCCCTGCGCCTGTCCTCGGCCCTGCTGGCCGATGGCCGCCCGCACGAGGTGCTCCCCCTGTCGGGCGTCACCCACATGACCCCGCAGGAGCAGGTCGCGGAGAACCTGCTGCTGCTTCAGGTGGACTTCCTGAAGAGGGCGTTGGGGCCGGCGTAG
- a CDS encoding ABC transporter permease — MFRFILRRTLSALMILLVISAITFVLFYVAPRDPARSACGKLCTPETLALVRRNLGIDDPLPVQYWHWLAGVFVGRDYAGLGHCSAPCLGYSFTNHEPVLGLITNRFPTTLSLALGSTVVFVVLGVGTGMLAAVKQGRALDKIASSISLIGSSLQIYIVGVVAMYYLSDQWGILPRPQDSVGFTQDPAAWFKGLLLPWFVLAIIFTANYTRMTRSQLVETLAEDYVRTARAKGLSRRTVFFRFAWRGAMGPIVTILGLDIGYLLGGAIITEETFGLHGIGALSIKAVRDNDLPLLLGVVLVAAAAIVVANIVVDAVYALIDPRIRLA; from the coding sequence ATGTTCCGCTTCATCCTCCGCCGGACGCTCAGCGCGCTGATGATCCTCCTCGTCATCAGCGCGATCACCTTCGTCCTCTTCTACGTCGCCCCGCGCGACCCGGCCCGCAGCGCCTGCGGCAAGCTCTGCACGCCGGAGACGCTCGCGCTCGTCCGGCGCAACCTGGGCATCGACGACCCGCTGCCGGTGCAGTACTGGCACTGGCTGGCGGGCGTGTTCGTGGGCCGTGACTACGCCGGCCTCGGCCACTGCTCGGCGCCCTGCCTCGGCTACTCGTTCACCAACCACGAGCCGGTCCTCGGCCTGATCACCAACCGTTTCCCCACCACGCTCTCCCTCGCGCTGGGCAGCACGGTGGTCTTCGTGGTCCTCGGTGTCGGCACGGGCATGCTCGCGGCGGTGAAGCAGGGCCGGGCCCTGGACAAGATCGCCTCGTCGATCTCGCTGATCGGCTCGTCCCTGCAGATCTACATCGTCGGCGTGGTGGCCATGTACTACCTCTCCGACCAGTGGGGCATCCTCCCCCGCCCCCAGGACAGCGTCGGCTTCACCCAGGACCCGGCGGCCTGGTTCAAGGGCCTGCTGCTGCCCTGGTTCGTCCTCGCGATCATCTTCACCGCCAACTACACCCGGATGACCCGCTCCCAGCTCGTGGAGACCCTCGCCGAGGACTACGTCCGTACGGCCCGCGCCAAGGGTCTGTCCCGCCGCACGGTGTTCTTCCGGTTCGCCTGGCGGGGCGCGATGGGCCCGATCGTCACGATCCTGGGCCTCGACATCGGCTATCTGCTCGGCGGCGCGATCATCACGGAGGAGACCTTCGGCCTGCACGGCATCGGCGCCCTGTCCATCAAGGCGGTACGGGACAACGACCTGCCACTGCTGCTGGGGGTGGTCCTGGTGGCCGCCGCGGCGATCGTCGTGGCGAACATCGTGGTGGACGCGGTGTACGCGCTGATCGACCCGCGGATCAGGCTGGCGTAG
- a CDS encoding ABC transporter substrate-binding protein — protein MSLSRRNFVIATSVAAGGSMVLSACSSGGGGGGTSGGGDAAGTSKFASVTIGTKEDSTGPSPEIPGAKKGGTIRPIGPQDFSHLDPQRIYYSWNSEVGNLYIRCLTGYRVDGGAMKLVGDLATDTGTMADGGKTWTFTLKDGLKWEDGSELTVDDVRHGIERGFASFTTEGATYLQAALTGTNDFRSVYKGPYDGKHLDSVVTDTAKKTITFHLKTARPDLNWTLAMQSYGAVSAKHDTKEKYDKDPFSCGPYRLSQHSVDKSLTMVRNTHWDPATDPIRNAYPDSFAFEFGPESLQSTDRLIADSGTDQYAVMAYSGVPAERIQKVLTTPALKSRTVDGLLTGLYYYAINCRRITDLKVRQALNYAWPLQQIRTIYGGPSAGDYATTILGPDMAGRVKFDVYGKLAKPQGDTAKAKALLKEAGKLGQKIVYTYPQGGNDAYEKTKVVIANALKDAGFDPVVKPVESTSYYDQVQQIDNSFDVMWFGWSPDWPTGYTMLQPLFDGRTIANGANNVSQLKVSWVDAAIDKAAALTDPAKANAAWAALDKELMEKEAPIIPETYQRRFYLYGSKVGGTEYDPLNSSFVLYKLFAK, from the coding sequence ATGTCTCTCTCCCGCAGAAACTTCGTCATCGCCACCTCGGTAGCCGCCGGCGGCTCCATGGTTCTGTCCGCGTGCAGCAGCGGTGGGGGAGGCGGTGGTACGTCGGGGGGCGGCGACGCGGCCGGGACCAGCAAGTTCGCGTCGGTCACCATCGGCACCAAGGAGGACTCCACGGGGCCCTCGCCGGAGATCCCGGGGGCGAAGAAGGGCGGCACGATCCGGCCGATCGGCCCGCAGGACTTCTCGCACCTCGACCCGCAGCGCATCTACTACTCGTGGAACTCCGAGGTCGGCAACCTCTACATCCGCTGTCTGACCGGCTACCGCGTCGACGGCGGCGCGATGAAGCTCGTCGGTGACCTCGCCACCGACACCGGCACCATGGCGGACGGCGGCAAGACCTGGACCTTCACCCTGAAGGACGGGCTGAAGTGGGAGGACGGCAGCGAGCTGACCGTCGACGACGTACGGCACGGCATCGAGCGCGGCTTCGCCAGCTTCACCACCGAGGGCGCCACCTACCTCCAGGCCGCGCTGACCGGCACCAACGACTTCCGCTCGGTCTACAAGGGCCCGTACGACGGCAAGCACCTCGACTCGGTCGTCACGGACACCGCGAAGAAGACGATCACCTTCCACCTCAAGACGGCCCGCCCGGACCTCAACTGGACGCTGGCGATGCAGTCGTACGGAGCGGTGTCCGCCAAGCACGACACCAAGGAGAAGTACGACAAGGACCCGTTCTCCTGCGGGCCCTACCGGCTCTCCCAGCACTCCGTCGACAAGTCGCTGACGATGGTCCGCAACACCCACTGGGACCCGGCGACCGACCCGATCCGCAACGCCTACCCGGACTCGTTCGCCTTCGAGTTCGGCCCCGAGTCGCTCCAGAGCACCGACCGGCTGATCGCCGACTCCGGGACCGACCAGTACGCGGTGATGGCGTACAGCGGGGTACCGGCCGAGCGCATCCAGAAGGTGCTGACGACGCCCGCGCTGAAGAGCCGTACCGTCGACGGACTGCTGACGGGCCTGTACTACTACGCCATCAACTGCAGGCGGATCACCGACCTGAAGGTCCGTCAGGCGCTCAACTACGCCTGGCCGTTGCAGCAGATCCGGACCATCTACGGCGGCCCGTCCGCCGGCGACTACGCGACCACGATCCTCGGCCCGGACATGGCGGGCCGGGTGAAGTTCGACGTCTACGGCAAGCTGGCGAAACCGCAGGGCGACACCGCGAAGGCGAAGGCGCTGCTGAAGGAGGCCGGCAAGCTCGGCCAGAAGATCGTCTACACCTACCCGCAGGGTGGCAACGACGCCTACGAGAAGACGAAGGTCGTCATCGCCAACGCCCTGAAGGACGCGGGCTTCGACCCGGTGGTCAAGCCGGTGGAGTCGACCAGCTACTACGACCAGGTCCAGCAGATCGACAACTCCTTCGACGTGATGTGGTTCGGCTGGTCCCCCGACTGGCCCACCGGCTACACCATGCTCCAGCCCCTCTTCGACGGCCGGACGATCGCCAACGGCGCCAACAACGTCTCACAGCTGAAGGTGAGCTGGGTCGACGCGGCGATCGACAAGGCCGCCGCCCTCACCGACCCGGCGAAGGCCAACGCGGCGTGGGCGGCGCTGGACAAGGAGCTCATGGAGAAGGAGGCGCCGATCATCCCCGAGACGTATCAGCGCCGCTTCTACCTGTACGGCAGCAAGGTGGGTGGGACGGAGTACGACCCGCTCAACTCGTCGTTCGTGCTTTACAAGTTGTTCGCCAAGTAG